AAGGCGAAATTCGAGCGCACCAAGCCGCACGTCAACATCGGAACCATTGGTCACGTCGACCACGGTAAGACCACTCTGACTGCGGCAATCACCAAGGTACTTCACGACAAGTACCCAACCCTGAACGCTTCTTACGCGTTCGACCAGATTGACAACTCCCCAGAGGAGAAGCAGCGCGGTATTACCATCAACATCTCCCACGTTGAGTACCAGACCGAGAAGCGCCACTACGCACACGTAGACGCTCCAGGTCACGCTGACTACATCAAGAACATGATCACCGGTGCTGCACAGATGGATGGTGCCATCCTCGTAGTAGCAGCAACCGACGGCCCAATGCCTCAGACCAAGGAGCACGTGCTTCTTGCTCGCCAGGTTGGTGTTCCTTACATCGTTGTAGCTCTAAACAAGTCCGACATGGTCGACGACGAGGAGATCCTAGAGCTCGTTGAGGTTGAGGTCCGCGACCTTCTAAACCAGTACGAGTTCCCAGGTGACGACGCTCCTGTTGTTCGCGTTTCCGGTCTAAAGGCACTTGAGGGTGACGCTAAGTGGGGCGAGTCAGTACTAGCTCTCATGGACGCAGTTGACGCTAACGTTCCAGAGCCAGTTCGTGACACCGACAAGCCATTCCTAATGCCAGTTGAGGACGTCTTCACCATCACCGGTCGTGGAACTGTTATCACCGGCAAGATCGAGCGTGGCCAGATTAAGGTCAACGAAGAGGTCGAGATCGTTGGTATCCGCGACAAGCAGAAGACCACCGTTACCGGTATCGAGATGTTCCGCAAGCTACTTGACTACGCAGAGGCCGGAGAGAACGTAGGTCTACTACTTCGCGGTACCAAGCGTGAGGAAGTTGAGCGCGGTCAGGTTGTTGTGAAGCCAGGTTCAGTAACCCCTCACACCAACTTCGACGCCAACGTCTACATCCTTTCCAAGGATGAGGGTGGCCGTCACAACCCGTTCTACGCGAACTACCGTCCACAGTTCTACATCCGTACCACTGACGTAACTGGTGTTATCACCCTGCCAGCTGGTACCGAGATGGTTATGCCTGGTGACACCACCAACATGACCGTTGAGCTAATCCAGCCGATTGCTCTAGAAGAGGGACAGCGCTTCGCGATCCGTGAGGGTGGCCGCACCGTAGGTGCAGGTACCGTCACCAAGATCAACAAGTAAGTTCGGTCTAAGTTCAAAACCCCCTCGGGAAACCGAGGGGGTTTTACTCTTAACTAACGACTCAGCGCCTTGGCCCGTGATCTCAAAAGCTTCGATACGTCGTAGTTTTGATGCCTCGGGAAGGGCAATGCACCCGAATCGATTTCCTCGGTGAAAGTGCCGAGCCTGGCGAGCATGACATCGATGAGCGAGTGGACCACGTCAGCCGGAACTTGCAAGGATTCACCAAACTCAACGAGATCGCTGCGCTTCCAACCAGTTTTCTTGCCCCCAAGAGAGGGTGCCATATCTCGGTCTTCGTAATAGGCGGTGCAGAGTAGATCGTACGCAGGGGAGATCCGCCACTCTCTTGAAGGTAGTTTCAAAATCGCAAAGTTCTTGGCGTGAGCATCTCCGTTACCAATCAGGTAGTTGAAAACCAACTGCTTGAGAAGGGTCAGAGCGGCAAACTTTTTGGCGTGGGTGTGGAACAGAAGATTATTCGCGACCGCCTCGAACCCAATCTCGTATTTCTGCGCCGGGTAGAAATCCATCACCTGACAGGCGTCCTCCATCGCCAGCCGGATCTGCTGCCCATCGGCAATCACTCTGTCAAACCGAAGTAGCTGGAGGGCATGCTCACCATCGCGGTCTTCAAGTAACTCAAATTCAGCGGTCTCTAGGCCGACCCTCTTGGCAAGTTTCAAAAAGAAGAACTCGTTTTCTACTGCATGTGGAGCTTCGATGGGGTTTAGCTTGATGATGTATTCAAGCCCCTGCTTCTTCGCCGGTGCATTCAGCATCTTGCTCGAGATCTTGTCTTGGAATCCCGGAAGCCCCGCAGCCCGAGAATCGAAGTGTTTCTCCCTCAGCTCCTGAAAGCTAAGGTTCGACAAGTCTCTCGGAAGCTCTATAGCTGTGCTGGGAGCAATCGGCTCATCAGGGTCCACCACCTGAACATCACCAATTGCGTCGCCGCCCAGTTCCAGTAGGAGGCCAAGATCATCACTGGCTGAAGTCTTTAGTCGCTTGGCAATAGCGTTGAGCCTTCGTCCTTCGGGAAGTAACCCTGCAAAGTAGGCGGGGGTCGCTCCGGCAGAGTAGGTCTTCTTGATTTCACTTTTGGGAAGCGTGGTTGCGATAGCGGGTGCGTTTGCGTCCAGATACTCGGGCAAGTACTCGAAGGTCACATCAGACCCATTCTGAGTGAGAGTTGCTGCGGGTAACCCTTGCTTTAGGACCAGCGCCGTCTTATCACTCAAGGTTTGCAACTCCAACCTTCATCTCAAGACCTAGCGCATCCAAAAGTAGATTCAATCGGTCCATGGCTATTGTTTTCTTGCCGTTTTCCACATCAAAGACAAATCGCGGAGAGACGCCGGCCAACTGCGCCGCTTCAGCCTGGGTGAGCCCTAAGTCCTTCCGACGAGATCGGATGAGTTCAGCGATGTCCATGTGTTCCTTTTTTGCGCGTACATGCGAATTTCTTTGATTCTAGGCCTGCGGTCGGACATTTTGCAAGTGTTTTCGCGCGTTCAAGCGAAAAACAGCCAAATCCCAATCAAGAGGACGTCCTTTGACCCTGTTTTTGTGCGTTCGTGCGAAAATTACCATCCCAGTGCCCGGGTTTAGGCTTAGAACATGTTGATCCAGTCGCGGCCAATCAAACTCACCACCCGCACTGGAGTGAGTGTGAATCGCACTATCCCGCACGGTCGGCTGCGCATGATCGGCGCTTGGTGTTTTGCAGATCACTTTGGCCCCACCACCCAAACCGACGGCATGGTCGTAGCCTCCCACCCTCACACTGGTTTGCAAACCGTCACCTGGCTATTCGAGGGCCAGATTGAACATCGAGACAGCATTGGCTCAGTTCAAATCATCGAACCTGGTCAGCTAAATCTGATGACCGCCGGCCACGGCATCTCACACTCGGAGCTTTCAAACCCAACGACCGAGAGGTTGCACGCCATTCAGCTATGGGTCGCGCTGCCAAAGCATGCCATCGAGATTGCTCCTGCCTTCGAGCATCAGTCACAGCTGCCAACACTCTCTATCCCGGGTGGTGCAGCAACGGTTTTGGCGGGGGAGTTCATGGGAGTTATCTCCCCAACCACTACGTTCTCGCCACTTCTTGGCGTCGAGCTTCAACTAGAGCCAGGTGTTCACCAGATTCCTCTAGACCCAGCCTTTGAGCATGGGTTTGTGCTCGCTTCTGGTTCCGCGCGAGTCGGCGAGGACCAACTGAATACGTCTGACCTTGCCTTTATCGAAGCCGGTGCGAAGAGCGCTGAGATTAGCGTTGGCGAACCATCGATTTTGATGTTTATTGGTGGCGAACCCTTTGGCGAGAAGATCCTGATGTGGTGGAACTTTATTGGCCGAACGCATGAGGAGATTGTTCAAGCTCGTGAAGAGTGGAACAGTCGGGGTGAGCGCTTTGGCGAATTCGAAGATCGAATCGGTGGGTGGATTCCAGCACCTGAATTACCTAATCTTCGTCTTCAAGCTAGGTAGTCCGAAAGAGTTGGAAAATTGGGCAAAATTGCCCCTGATTTAACTTGCAATGGCTCTTAGGGCTGTGGCAGACTTTACAAGTTCGTGAGTAGCGGGCCGTCTTGGCTCGCCCACTGCAGGCAGTGTGCACAGGTAACTGGGCCGGCCGCAGCTAAGGACCAAAAACTTATCCGAGATCTTTTCCTGGGTGATTGCGAGTGAAAATCTTGCGACACGCCCGAGTCAAGGTGTCGGAGCGAGCCCTAGAAATAGGGCGTTGACAGCAGAACAGTGCATCAGCAACACGGCAGTCAATAAAATTCGCAGCCTGCGAATCGAGTTGACTCCAAAACTGTGTGATCGAGAGATCACCTAGAAACGGAAGCGAGTCATTATGGCGGCTAACAAGATCCGCATTCGACTGAAGTCGTATGACCACGAGATCATCGACACCTCGGCGAGCAAAATCGTCGACACAGTCACCCGCGCCGGTGCAAAGGTAGTAGGCCCAGTGCCACTACCCACCGAGAAGAACGTTGTGACGGTCATCCGCTCGCCACACA
The genomic region above belongs to Aquiluna sp. KACHI24 and contains:
- the tuf gene encoding elongation factor Tu, whose translation is MAKAKFERTKPHVNIGTIGHVDHGKTTLTAAITKVLHDKYPTLNASYAFDQIDNSPEEKQRGITINISHVEYQTEKRHYAHVDAPGHADYIKNMITGAAQMDGAILVVAATDGPMPQTKEHVLLARQVGVPYIVVALNKSDMVDDEEILELVEVEVRDLLNQYEFPGDDAPVVRVSGLKALEGDAKWGESVLALMDAVDANVPEPVRDTDKPFLMPVEDVFTITGRGTVITGKIERGQIKVNEEVEIVGIRDKQKTTVTGIEMFRKLLDYAEAGENVGLLLRGTKREEVERGQVVVKPGSVTPHTNFDANVYILSKDEGGRHNPFYANYRPQFYIRTTDVTGVITLPAGTEMVMPGDTTNMTVELIQPIALEEGQRFAIREGGRTVGAGTVTKINK
- a CDS encoding pirin family protein, translating into MLIQSRPIKLTTRTGVSVNRTIPHGRLRMIGAWCFADHFGPTTQTDGMVVASHPHTGLQTVTWLFEGQIEHRDSIGSVQIIEPGQLNLMTAGHGISHSELSNPTTERLHAIQLWVALPKHAIEIAPAFEHQSQLPTLSIPGGAATVLAGEFMGVISPTTTFSPLLGVELQLEPGVHQIPLDPAFEHGFVLASGSARVGEDQLNTSDLAFIEAGAKSAEISVGEPSILMFIGGEPFGEKILMWWNFIGRTHEEIVQAREEWNSRGERFGEFEDRIGGWIPAPELPNLRLQAR
- a CDS encoding HipA domain-containing protein, yielding MSDKTALVLKQGLPAATLTQNGSDVTFEYLPEYLDANAPAIATTLPKSEIKKTYSAGATPAYFAGLLPEGRRLNAIAKRLKTSASDDLGLLLELGGDAIGDVQVVDPDEPIAPSTAIELPRDLSNLSFQELREKHFDSRAAGLPGFQDKISSKMLNAPAKKQGLEYIIKLNPIEAPHAVENEFFFLKLAKRVGLETAEFELLEDRDGEHALQLLRFDRVIADGQQIRLAMEDACQVMDFYPAQKYEIGFEAVANNLLFHTHAKKFAALTLLKQLVFNYLIGNGDAHAKNFAILKLPSREWRISPAYDLLCTAYYEDRDMAPSLGGKKTGWKRSDLVEFGESLQVPADVVHSLIDVMLARLGTFTEEIDSGALPFPRHQNYDVSKLLRSRAKALSR
- a CDS encoding type II toxin-antitoxin system Y4mF family antitoxin codes for the protein MDIAELIRSRRKDLGLTQAEAAQLAGVSPRFVFDVENGKKTIAMDRLNLLLDALGLEMKVGVANLE
- the rpsJ gene encoding 30S ribosomal protein S10; the encoded protein is MAANKIRIRLKSYDHEIIDTSASKIVDTVTRAGAKVVGPVPLPTEKNVVTVIRSPHKYKDSREHFEMRTHKRLIDIIDPTPKAVDSLMRLDLPADVNIEIKL